A part of Oncorhynchus masou masou isolate Uvic2021 chromosome 30, UVic_Omas_1.1, whole genome shotgun sequence genomic DNA contains:
- the LOC135523132 gene encoding transmembrane protein 74-like, giving the protein MASVELLYIDKEGRGRQPVHPCVLDWASNPVHVRKAISSAGGALSISAPGCKGLCNSTPRTVPHNGCPHPKHRHPAVEKVNVCCDEELDTSFTYVDDNVNLRLASPVKIGESIHKSWCRPNDCASDIRPEGSLISDDDLASENSGASVDYGFISAVTFLVTGISLVIISYAVPREVKVDPESVSAREMERLEIESARVGAHLDRCVIAGLCLLTLGGVVLSTLLMISMWKAEMYRRKAFAYSKHSGKLYGSIILKTRSSPSRSSAHLSMKEEIDETLN; this is encoded by the coding sequence ATGGCTTCTGTAGAGCTGCTTTATATAGATAAGGAAGGAAGAGGCAGACAACCCGTTCATCCCTGCGTCCTTGACTGGGCTTCCAATCCGGTGCATGTTCGCAAAGCCATCAGTTCAGCCGGAGGGGCGCTCTCTATCTCAGCTCCGGGCTGCAAAGGACTGTGTAATTCAACACCAAGGACGGTTCCCCATAACGGATGTCCGCATCCTAAACACCGTCACCCTGCGGTGGAGAAGGTCAACGTGTGCTGCGACGAAGAATTAGATACATCTTTCACCTACGTCGACGATAATGTGAATTTGCGCCTGGCAAGCCCTGTGAAAATTGGGGAAAGTATACACAAATCCTGGTGTAGACCTAATGACTGTGCGAGCGACATTCGGCCCGAGGGGTCCCTAATATCAGATGATGATCTCGCATCAGAAAATTCGGGGGCATCTGTAGATTACGGTTTTATAAGTGCGGTCACTTTCCTAGTCACCGGGATCTCGTTAGTAATTATATCCTATGCAGTCCCTCGCGAGGTCAAAGTGGACCCTGAGAGCGTGTCcgcgagggagatggagaggctgGAAATAGAAAGTGCCAGGGTAGGGGCACACCTGGATAGGTGCGTGATAGCAGGGCTTTGCCTACTGACGCTGGGCGGGGTAGTGCTGTCCACCCTGCTAATGATATCTATGTGGAAGGCAGAGATgtacaggagaaaagcctttgcATATTCCAAGCACTCGGGGAAACTGTATGGCTCCATCATTTTAAAAACGAGATCTAGCCCTAGTCGGTCGTCCGCGCACCTGTCTATGAAGGAAGAGATAGATGAGACCTTGAATTAA